The DNA region TCTCCAGAGTGGATGAGAAGTCGGTGGCCGAAGTTGTGGAGAAAATCGTGGAGATCAATCTGTATGACGACTTGCAGGAAGAGGAGAAAAGGGAGTACGAACGTCATCCGATCAAGCTGCACATCAGCAGTTACGGCGGGTCCGTTTATTGCGGCTTTTCCCTGGTGGATGCAATTCTGGCCAGCAAAACGCCCGTACACACCATTTGTCTGGGGAAGGCGATGAGCATGGCGTTGGCGATCATGGTGGCCGGACACAAGCGAGTCGCGCATCCTCATTCGACGTTTATGTACCATCAGCTGTCCGCCGTTTTGTGGGGGGATTTGACCCACATCAAACGGGATGTCAAAGAGTGTGAGCGGCTGGAAGCGTTGTACGATGAACTGGTGTTGTCAAGAACCCGCATTCTGAAAGAGAAACTGGTCGAAGTAAAGGAGAAACGGCAGGACTGGTTTATTTCCGTGGATGAAGCATTGAAATTGGGAATCGTGGATGAGATCGTGCAATCCTAAACATTGGTTTCGGCTCTGAACGACCGTCGGAGCGGGACACGCAGATCCATGGACACACCG from Staphylospora marina includes:
- a CDS encoding ATP-dependent Clp protease proteolytic subunit; this translates as MDKRKWECRKERNLYLFSRVDEKSVAEVVEKIVEINLYDDLQEEEKREYERHPIKLHISSYGGSVYCGFSLVDAILASKTPVHTICLGKAMSMALAIMVAGHKRVAHPHSTFMYHQLSAVLWGDLTHIKRDVKECERLEALYDELVLSRTRILKEKLVEVKEKRQDWFISVDEALKLGIVDEIVQS